One genomic window of Pelmatolapia mariae isolate MD_Pm_ZW linkage group LG5, Pm_UMD_F_2, whole genome shotgun sequence includes the following:
- the srsf3a gene encoding serine/arginine-rich splicing factor 3a — MGDPAFHRDCPLDCKVYVGNLGNNGNKTELERAFGYYGPLRSVWVARNPPGFAFVEFEDPRDASDAVRELDGRTMCGCRVRVELSTGEKRSRSRGPPPSWSRYPRDDFRRRSPPVRRRSPRRRSLSRSRSRSVSRDRRRYRSASREKNRKRSRSFSRSRSRSRSNERK, encoded by the exons ATGGGAG ACCCTGCTTTTCATCGAGACTGTCCCCTCGACTGCAAGGTTTATGTCGGGAATCTGGGAAACAATGGAAATAAGACGGAGTTAGAAAGAGCGTTTGGTTACTATGGTCCTCTAAGAAGTGTTTGGGTTGCCAGGAATCCCCCAGGTTTTGCTTTTGTAGAGTTTGAAGATCCCAGAGATGCCTCAGATGCTGTGAGAGAATTGGATGGCAG AACCATGTGTGGCTGTCGAGTACGCGTTGAGTTATCCACTGGAGAAAAGCGCTCCAGGAGCCGTGGCCCTCCTCCATCCTGGAGCCGATACCCTCGAGATGATTTTAGGCGACGCAGTCCTCCTGTTAGACGCAG ATCACCAAGGAGACGGAGCCTCAGCCGCAGCCGCAGCAG GTCTGTTTCAAGAGATAGACGCAGATATCGGTCTGCTTCCAGAGAGAAGAACCGTAAGCGCTCAAGATCCTTCTCACGATCGAGGAG TCGTTCCCGGTCTAATGAGAGGAAATGA